In one Vanessa tameamea isolate UH-Manoa-2023 chromosome 12, ilVanTame1 primary haplotype, whole genome shotgun sequence genomic region, the following are encoded:
- the LOC113402435 gene encoding FAST kinase domain-containing protein 4 isoform X2, with protein sequence MLKFSGLVIWRLGSRSSLRKYSAPGATVFKAHKTEPSTNVTDRNVEGNTLGIKDGPSLVAAAFASLNSPEQDEKKKPSAKSVKQSRAQQLDSQIIRATDVESLLLAAENPVISRKHALKMVSVLSEWSSNNKVKLSDFEKDPRFLKLCRILARTPTGQAMSSLTMAEDLSTVLGITGDDEAARLIANLSLPQMIKVMKALQVKGRRSTPLLRALSYNITKQSEKIDLKKSADLLFSMAALNFPDPVLLDRICSDVVEILPENTDKPAVVNSILVSLGLLKYRHETVLLALTMWIQKYREICRPGDIASAVITLATVNYLPAQLDSLIEEAILLKEDELTKASSWLDLVFSLLILDKAREHHLVSTVKPEFIEKLLSAGEIPIPSRRKLMSIDAYIGLKFPSTTTRLAEDIAVGVPIVYTKEKALYVQSIMDTFRSLVSAETFLRKECQSGMGFLYDAEFVVDSKCHPVSLDKAANRKDVHRIAVLGLDYHDLTRKEFVPLGVNKLYSRLLQLKGYKVLEIPYTEFNPKDKLVTRVKYIENRLKEIISSTTKS encoded by the exons atGTTGAAATTTAGCGGGTTAGTAATTTGGAGGTTAGGTTCTCGAAGTTCTTTGAGAAAATATTCAGCTCCAGGTGCGACAGTATTTAAAGCACATAAAACAGAGCCATCGACAAATGTTACTGACAGAAATGTCGAGGGTAATACTCTGGGAATTAAAGACGGTCCAA gTTTAGTTGCAGCTGCATTTGCTTCTCTCAATTCTCCAGAGCAGGATGAAAAGAAGAAGCCAAGTGCTAAATCTGTAAAACAGAGCCGTGCTCAGCAACTTGACAGTCAGATTATTAGAGCAACAGATGTAGAATCCTTGCTATTAGCTGCTGAAAACCCTGTCATATCTAGAAAGCATGCACTTAAG atggTGTCAGTATTATCTGAATGGTCAAGTAACAACAAAGTTAAATTATCTGACTTTGAAAAGGATCCACGCTTCCTTAAGTTGTGTAGGATCTTAGCTAGGACACCTACTGGCCAGGCTATGAGCTCACTAACAATGGCTGAAGATCTAAGCACAGTACTTGGTATCACTGGTGATGATGAAGCAGCAAGGCTTATAGCTAATCTATCATTGCCGCAAATGataaag GTGATGAAAGCTCTCCAGGTGAAAGGTAGACGAAGCACGCCACTGTTACGTGCCCTTTCTTACAACATAACGAAACAATCTGAAaaaattgacttaaaaaaatcaGCTGATCTTCTTTTCTCTATGGCTGCTCTGAATTTCCCAGATCCAGTATTGTTAGATAGGATATGCAG cGATGTTGTAGAAATTCTACCAGAGAACACAGATAAACCAGCTGTTGTAAATTCTATTTTAGTATCTCTCGGTTTGCTCAAATATCGACATGAAACAGTCCTCCTAGCCTTAACAATGTGGATACAAAAATATAGAGAAATTTGTAGACCAGGAGACATAGCATCTGCAGTCATCACGTTGGCAACTGTTAACTATTTACCAGCTCAATTGGACTCTCTGATAGAG GAAGCAATATTACTAAAAGAAGACGAATTGACAAAAGCATCATCGTGGCTCGATCTTGTGTTCTCTCTCCTAATATTGGACAAAGCACGGGAACATCACCTCGTCTCCACAGTCAAGCctgaatttattgaaaaacttCTTTCTGCGGGTG AAATACCCATCCCATCTCGACGTAAACTGATGTCTATAGACGCTTACATCGGTCTCAAATTCCCGTCCACAACCACTCGATTAGCCGAAGACATAGCAGTAGGTGTTCCGATAGTTTATACAAAGGAAAAAGCTCTCTATGTGCAAAGCATCATGGACACGTTCAGGAGTCTAGTTTCAGCGGAAACGTTTTTAAGGAAGGAGTGTCAATCGGGAATGGGATTTCTTTATG aCGCAGAGTTCGTTGTGGATTCAAAGTGTCATCCGGTGTCTTTAGATAAGGCGGCTAACAGAAAGGA tgTACATAGGATAGCAGTATTAGGTTTGGATTATCATGACCTCACAAGGAAGGAGTTCGTTCCTCTCGGAGTTAACAAGTTATACAGCCGACTATTGCAACTTAAG GGTTACAAAGTTCTAGAGATTCCATACACGGAATTTAATCCTAAAGATAAGCTGGTCACAAGGGTTAAGTACATCGAGAATCGACTCAAGGAAATCATTTCATCGACCACGAAgagttag
- the LOC113402435 gene encoding FAST kinase domain-containing protein 4 isoform X1, with protein sequence MQMLKFSGLVIWRLGSRSSLRKYSAPGATVFKAHKTEPSTNVTDRNVEGNTLGIKDGPSLVAAAFASLNSPEQDEKKKPSAKSVKQSRAQQLDSQIIRATDVESLLLAAENPVISRKHALKMVSVLSEWSSNNKVKLSDFEKDPRFLKLCRILARTPTGQAMSSLTMAEDLSTVLGITGDDEAARLIANLSLPQMIKVMKALQVKGRRSTPLLRALSYNITKQSEKIDLKKSADLLFSMAALNFPDPVLLDRICSDVVEILPENTDKPAVVNSILVSLGLLKYRHETVLLALTMWIQKYREICRPGDIASAVITLATVNYLPAQLDSLIEEAILLKEDELTKASSWLDLVFSLLILDKAREHHLVSTVKPEFIEKLLSAGEIPIPSRRKLMSIDAYIGLKFPSTTTRLAEDIAVGVPIVYTKEKALYVQSIMDTFRSLVSAETFLRKECQSGMGFLYDAEFVVDSKCHPVSLDKAANRKDVHRIAVLGLDYHDLTRKEFVPLGVNKLYSRLLQLKGYKVLEIPYTEFNPKDKLVTRVKYIENRLKEIISSTTKS encoded by the exons ATGCAG atGTTGAAATTTAGCGGGTTAGTAATTTGGAGGTTAGGTTCTCGAAGTTCTTTGAGAAAATATTCAGCTCCAGGTGCGACAGTATTTAAAGCACATAAAACAGAGCCATCGACAAATGTTACTGACAGAAATGTCGAGGGTAATACTCTGGGAATTAAAGACGGTCCAA gTTTAGTTGCAGCTGCATTTGCTTCTCTCAATTCTCCAGAGCAGGATGAAAAGAAGAAGCCAAGTGCTAAATCTGTAAAACAGAGCCGTGCTCAGCAACTTGACAGTCAGATTATTAGAGCAACAGATGTAGAATCCTTGCTATTAGCTGCTGAAAACCCTGTCATATCTAGAAAGCATGCACTTAAG atggTGTCAGTATTATCTGAATGGTCAAGTAACAACAAAGTTAAATTATCTGACTTTGAAAAGGATCCACGCTTCCTTAAGTTGTGTAGGATCTTAGCTAGGACACCTACTGGCCAGGCTATGAGCTCACTAACAATGGCTGAAGATCTAAGCACAGTACTTGGTATCACTGGTGATGATGAAGCAGCAAGGCTTATAGCTAATCTATCATTGCCGCAAATGataaag GTGATGAAAGCTCTCCAGGTGAAAGGTAGACGAAGCACGCCACTGTTACGTGCCCTTTCTTACAACATAACGAAACAATCTGAAaaaattgacttaaaaaaatcaGCTGATCTTCTTTTCTCTATGGCTGCTCTGAATTTCCCAGATCCAGTATTGTTAGATAGGATATGCAG cGATGTTGTAGAAATTCTACCAGAGAACACAGATAAACCAGCTGTTGTAAATTCTATTTTAGTATCTCTCGGTTTGCTCAAATATCGACATGAAACAGTCCTCCTAGCCTTAACAATGTGGATACAAAAATATAGAGAAATTTGTAGACCAGGAGACATAGCATCTGCAGTCATCACGTTGGCAACTGTTAACTATTTACCAGCTCAATTGGACTCTCTGATAGAG GAAGCAATATTACTAAAAGAAGACGAATTGACAAAAGCATCATCGTGGCTCGATCTTGTGTTCTCTCTCCTAATATTGGACAAAGCACGGGAACATCACCTCGTCTCCACAGTCAAGCctgaatttattgaaaaacttCTTTCTGCGGGTG AAATACCCATCCCATCTCGACGTAAACTGATGTCTATAGACGCTTACATCGGTCTCAAATTCCCGTCCACAACCACTCGATTAGCCGAAGACATAGCAGTAGGTGTTCCGATAGTTTATACAAAGGAAAAAGCTCTCTATGTGCAAAGCATCATGGACACGTTCAGGAGTCTAGTTTCAGCGGAAACGTTTTTAAGGAAGGAGTGTCAATCGGGAATGGGATTTCTTTATG aCGCAGAGTTCGTTGTGGATTCAAAGTGTCATCCGGTGTCTTTAGATAAGGCGGCTAACAGAAAGGA tgTACATAGGATAGCAGTATTAGGTTTGGATTATCATGACCTCACAAGGAAGGAGTTCGTTCCTCTCGGAGTTAACAAGTTATACAGCCGACTATTGCAACTTAAG GGTTACAAAGTTCTAGAGATTCCATACACGGAATTTAATCCTAAAGATAAGCTGGTCACAAGGGTTAAGTACATCGAGAATCGACTCAAGGAAATCATTTCATCGACCACGAAgagttag
- the LOC113402436 gene encoding carbonic anhydrase 1-like, whose protein sequence is MFVGKVYIIVVFYIDLFSCISFYGPIWSYRDESAWPGGFCKKGGKRQSPIDIRTNNVIKDFERQFITNGRLKFIGYENVLSSGINNGHTIQFSTEGDPNMHPTITGGPLKYTYRLEQLHFHWLSEHSINGAKFPMELHFVHVRADLNVSTALSKKDGLAILSVFCNVQPELNEDQLEASEQIMQHIPLLMRTGCRVSGVILNLRKLLSPKINSYFTYLGSLTSPECNEVVVWIIFNNPIYISDAHYHLFGKVGKGRHNFRSQQKINNHQVFQPPDAFITTPKAVIIVTDVFKHVTQFFQNITRQV, encoded by the exons ATGTTCGTCGGGaaagtttatataattgtagTTTTTTATATTG atttattttcatgtatttcGTTTTACGGCCCGATTTGGAGTTACCGCG ATGAAAGTGCATGGCCGGGGGGATTTTGTAAAAAAGGGGGTAAAAGACAGTCCCCAATAGATATCCGGACGAATAATGTCATTAAAGACTTTGAAAGGCAGTTTATTACAAATGGCCGACTCAAGTTTATTGGTTATGAGAACGTCCTCTCATCTGGGATCAATAATGGTCATAcaa ttCAGTTTAGTACGGAAGGCGATCCAAACATGCATCCTACAATAACTGGTGGGCCTCTGAAGTATACATACCGCCTCGAACAACTACACTTTCATTGGCTTTCAGAACACTCTATAAATGGAGCTAA GTTTCCTATGGAACTACATTTCGTACACGTGCGGGCGGACCTCAATGTTTCAACAGCATTAAGTAAAAAAGATGGACTGGCAATACTCTCcgtattttgtaat GTCCAACCAGAGCTAAACGAGGACCAACTAGAGGCATCCGAACAGATAATGCAACACATTCCACTGTTAATGAGGACTGGATGCAGAGTCAGTGgagttattttaaacttaag GAAGCTTCTAAGTCCGAAAATAAATTCTTACTTTACATATCTCGGGTCTCTCACGTCACCGGAGTGCAACGAAGTGGTGGTCtggattatttttaacaatcctATATACATTTCTGATGCCCAT tacCACCTCTTCGGTAAGGTGGGCAAAGGTCGTCATAACTTCAGAAGTCAACAGAAGATAAATAATCACCAGGTGTTTCAGCCTCCAGACGCATTCATCACCACACCAAAAGCTGTTATCATAGTAACTGATGTTTTCAAACATGTTACACAGTTCTTTCAAAATATTACCAGGCAAGTTTGA